In the genome of Sorangium aterium, one region contains:
- a CDS encoding GYF domain-containing protein, with the protein MKFICDNCKAKYQIGDEKVAGKMVRMQCRRCGHLIQVSASVTESSVARALPVEPPREAGDDAHVAPPSDEAPAADAGAASPLKPPPASSLGQGAAPAPPRPTSQALPRPAGAPRPPVAPRAVPGPASSPRPATAPQAAPAARAVQPAPAAPARSPAPAARAAEPAPPAGAAGAFTRAMSNDRPLGKAPAVRATASEDWYVGVGGVPLGPVRLSVIRDKALAGAVDGESLVWREGFDEWLPLKNFPELLEIVTQAQSTRLSPPARRISTTGSSVGQPQASPSAKAPSSSRIPALAGAAPARPATREPEPPGLNEQAPAVAAFTAAGMPGASTPLPAPVASATSVASVARVTPGVPAASAPAAWPGAPTGAVRTHAAGAAPVEVLADPFAADRTAPVAFAPGPELPASASTELARGAGGLAAGGSLAAAAPAGGRLTAGASSAAPAGALAAAEPAPLVATPGSLVETVAPRRRSGMSPLAYAFIAMAAAFGGVSAFVLLSPKPQPVQVVTAPPPQSQPADLPTAAPPPPPSVEPDAPAPAETASARPEVASTGKAGGVASQRPPPDKPAAPPASASAQFDRSGFGAGVPGPSSGPGSQGAGAGLSPLSQGEISGVVESNRPSVRRHCWQPALDARASNAASTARVSASVVIAASGAVQSVSAGGSEKDYPGLSSCIASRIKSWRFPPSSGSTPVTIPFVFAAQ; encoded by the coding sequence ATGAAATTCATCTGCGATAACTGCAAGGCCAAGTACCAGATCGGCGACGAGAAGGTCGCCGGCAAGATGGTGCGGATGCAGTGCCGGCGATGCGGGCACCTCATTCAGGTCAGCGCGAGCGTCACCGAGAGCTCCGTGGCGCGTGCTCTCCCCGTCGAGCCGCCGCGCGAGGCGGGCGACGATGCGCACGTCGCCCCTCCGAGCGACGAGGCGCCGGCGGCGGACGCGGGGGCGGCGAGCCCGTTGAAGCCGCCGCCGGCTTCGTCGCTGGGCCAGGGCGCCGCGCCGGCGCCGCCCCGGCCGACATCCCAGGCCCTGCCGCGCCCGGCGGGCGCTCCTCGACCTCCGGTCGCGCCGCGCGCCGTCCCCGGACCGGCGTCGAGCCCGCGTCCGGCGACCGCGCCGCAGGCGGCCCCTGCGGCCCGGGCCGTGCAGCCGGCGCCCGCAGCGCCGGCGCGTTCCCCTGCGCCTGCCGCCAGGGCGGCGGAGCCCGCGCCCCCGGCGGGGGCCGCCGGCGCGTTCACGCGCGCGATGTCCAATGACCGCCCGCTCGGGAAGGCGCCGGCCGTGCGCGCCACGGCGAGCGAGGACTGGTACGTCGGGGTCGGCGGCGTCCCGCTCGGCCCGGTGCGCCTCTCGGTCATTCGCGACAAGGCGCTTGCCGGCGCGGTGGACGGCGAGTCGCTCGTCTGGCGCGAGGGCTTCGATGAGTGGCTGCCCCTCAAGAACTTCCCGGAGCTGCTCGAGATCGTCACGCAGGCTCAGTCCACCCGTCTGTCTCCGCCCGCGCGCCGCATCAGCACCACGGGCTCCTCTGTCGGTCAGCCGCAGGCGTCTCCGTCGGCGAAGGCGCCCTCCTCGTCGAGGATCCCTGCGCTCGCAGGGGCCGCGCCCGCGCGCCCGGCGACGCGCGAGCCGGAGCCTCCTGGCCTGAACGAGCAGGCGCCGGCCGTCGCCGCCTTCACCGCGGCGGGGATGCCCGGTGCATCGACGCCGCTGCCCGCGCCTGTCGCGTCAGCTACGTCCGTTGCGTCCGTCGCGCGCGTCACGCCGGGGGTGCCAGCCGCGAGCGCGCCGGCCGCATGGCCAGGCGCGCCGACAGGCGCCGTGCGGACCCACGCCGCGGGCGCTGCGCCGGTGGAGGTGCTCGCCGATCCCTTCGCGGCCGATCGAACGGCCCCCGTCGCGTTCGCGCCCGGACCCGAGCTGCCCGCGTCCGCCTCGACCGAGCTCGCTCGTGGGGCCGGCGGCCTGGCCGCCGGCGGGTCGCTCGCCGCGGCGGCGCCCGCGGGCGGAAGGCTGACCGCGGGGGCCTCGTCCGCCGCGCCGGCAGGGGCCCTCGCCGCGGCGGAGCCCGCGCCTCTGGTGGCCACGCCTGGCAGCCTGGTGGAGACGGTCGCGCCAAGGCGGCGGTCGGGCATGAGCCCGCTCGCTTACGCCTTCATCGCCATGGCAGCGGCGTTCGGTGGCGTCTCCGCGTTCGTCCTGCTCTCCCCGAAGCCGCAGCCCGTGCAGGTCGTGACCGCCCCCCCGCCGCAGAGCCAGCCGGCGGATTTGCCCACGGCGGCCCCGCCGCCACCGCCGAGCGTCGAGCCAGACGCGCCTGCGCCAGCCGAGACGGCCTCCGCCCGTCCAGAGGTCGCTTCGACGGGCAAGGCGGGCGGCGTCGCGAGCCAGCGCCCTCCTCCTGACAAGCCGGCCGCTCCGCCGGCCTCTGCCTCTGCCCAGTTCGACCGGTCCGGGTTCGGCGCTGGGGTCCCAGGCCCCTCGTCAGGACCGGGGAGCCAGGGGGCCGGCGCCGGCTTGAGCCCGCTCTCCCAGGGGGAGATCTCCGGCGTCGTCGAGTCGAACCGCCCCAGCGTCCGGCGCCACTGCTGGCAGCCCGCCCTCGACGCGCGCGCCAGCAACGCGGCCAGCACCGCGAGGGTCTCCGCTTCGGTGGTCATCGCCGCCTCGGGCGCCGTCCAGTCCGTCTCGGCCGGCGGGTCGGAGAAGGATTACCCCGGCCTGTCGAGCTGTATCGCCTCCCGGATCAAGTCCTGGCGGTTCCCTCCTTCCTCGGGTTCCACCCCCGTGACCATTCCGTTCGTCTTCGCCGCGCAGTAG
- a CDS encoding cobalamin B12-binding domain-containing protein, whose product MAERKVRILVAKPGLDGHDRGAKVVARALRDAGFEVVYTGLHQTPDMIASAAVQEDVDAVGLSIMSGAHNTLFPAVIEALRNHGAEDIVVFGGGIIPDEDIARLQHAGVKGVFTPGTTLKSIVEWVQTNVTPHG is encoded by the coding sequence ATGGCAGAGCGCAAAGTCCGAATCCTCGTGGCGAAGCCCGGCCTGGACGGCCACGACCGCGGCGCGAAGGTGGTCGCCAGGGCACTCCGCGATGCGGGGTTCGAGGTGGTCTACACGGGCCTGCACCAGACCCCCGACATGATCGCCTCCGCCGCCGTGCAGGAGGACGTCGACGCCGTGGGGCTGTCGATCATGTCCGGAGCGCACAACACCCTCTTCCCCGCGGTGATCGAAGCGCTCCGCAACCACGGGGCCGAGGACATCGTGGTGTTCGGTGGGGGCATCATCCCGGATGAGGACATCGCGCGGCTCCAGCACGCCGGCGTGAAGGGCGTCTTCACCCCCGGGACCACCCTCAAGAGCATCGTGGAGTGGGTCCAGACCAACGTGACCCCCCACGGCTGA
- the mraZ gene encoding division/cell wall cluster transcriptional repressor MraZ produces the protein MSTMFRGHFEHAIDAKGRTSLPSRFRDVLAAANDLRMVITPALFDPCLHAYPMKAWEELEAKIAALPQFDSNVVAFRRRYLSAAVECDLDKQGRILIPPSLREHADLTKDVLWAGMGQTIELWSQERWKAAQQMSEVELQSFKNAIAEQFRL, from the coding sequence ATGAGCACGATGTTTCGCGGTCACTTCGAGCACGCGATCGACGCGAAGGGGCGCACGAGCCTCCCTTCGCGCTTTCGCGATGTGCTCGCGGCCGCGAACGACCTGCGGATGGTCATCACCCCGGCCCTCTTCGACCCCTGCCTGCACGCGTACCCGATGAAGGCATGGGAAGAGCTGGAGGCGAAAATTGCAGCACTTCCGCAATTTGATTCGAACGTTGTCGCATTCCGGCGCCGTTACCTGTCCGCGGCCGTCGAGTGTGACCTTGACAAGCAGGGCCGGATCCTCATCCCGCCGTCCCTCCGCGAGCACGCGGACCTCACGAAGGACGTGCTGTGGGCGGGCATGGGCCAGACGATCGAGCTCTGGTCGCAGGAACGGTGGAAGGCCGCTCAGCAGATGAGCGAGGTCGAGCTTCAGAGCTTCAAGAACGCAATCGCGGAGCAGTTCCGCCTATGA
- the rsmH gene encoding 16S rRNA (cytosine(1402)-N(4))-methyltransferase RsmH: protein MHLPPPPPRPRGEQHVSVLGREVLAALSPVSEGVYVDATLGAGGHTATILETPGARVIGIDRDERALAIARARLARAGERVTYVHGEFSEIERHLAALGVPQVDGLVADIGVSSMQLDDPARGMSFRAEGPLDMRMDPSRGETALELIERLSDEELADLIYRYGEERRSRRVARCIKQAADSGELATTLDLRRAVVRAVGPARIGGVDPATRTFQALRIAVNGELDQLEALLEAAPRFIAPGGVLAVISFHSLEDRIVKRALREPEIWEPLTKKPVTAGDDEVEGNPRARSAKLRAARRVGGAEALA, encoded by the coding sequence ATGCACCTGCCTCCTCCGCCGCCGCGCCCGCGCGGCGAGCAGCACGTCTCCGTCCTCGGCCGCGAGGTGCTCGCCGCGCTCTCGCCGGTCAGCGAGGGCGTCTACGTCGACGCCACCCTCGGCGCCGGCGGCCACACAGCGACGATCCTCGAGACGCCCGGCGCAAGGGTCATCGGGATCGATCGCGACGAGCGCGCCCTCGCCATCGCGCGCGCGCGGCTCGCCCGCGCGGGGGAGCGGGTGACCTACGTTCACGGCGAGTTCTCCGAGATCGAGCGGCACCTCGCGGCCCTCGGCGTCCCGCAGGTGGACGGCCTCGTGGCCGACATCGGCGTGAGCTCCATGCAGCTCGACGACCCGGCCCGCGGCATGAGCTTCCGCGCGGAGGGGCCGCTCGACATGCGGATGGACCCGAGCCGCGGCGAGACGGCGCTCGAGCTCATCGAGCGGCTCAGCGACGAGGAGCTCGCGGACCTCATCTACCGCTACGGCGAGGAGCGCCGCAGCCGGAGGGTCGCGCGTTGCATCAAGCAGGCGGCCGACAGCGGCGAGCTCGCGACGACGCTCGACCTGCGGCGCGCGGTCGTGCGCGCCGTCGGGCCGGCGCGCATCGGCGGCGTCGATCCGGCGACGCGCACGTTCCAGGCCCTGCGCATCGCGGTGAACGGTGAGCTCGATCAGCTCGAGGCGCTGCTCGAGGCGGCGCCCAGGTTCATCGCGCCGGGCGGCGTGCTCGCCGTGATCTCGTTCCACTCGCTGGAGGACCGCATCGTCAAGCGCGCGCTGCGTGAGCCGGAGATCTGGGAGCCGCTGACGAAGAAGCCGGTGACCGCGGGCGACGACGAGGTCGAAGGCAACCCGAGGGCCCGCAGCGCGAAGCTCCGCGCCGCGAGGCGCGTGGGCGGGGCGGAGGCGCTCGCGTGA
- a CDS encoding cell division protein FtsL, which translates to MTQQRPFLILWTLAVAATVAAFIVHLALRGRTVDLGYKLGRARAEQARLREVKRVLSLEAASYETPQRVEMVARSLLGMTPPPPERVIPVRGYSAPPGEREPDGDESGSAPPSGGQP; encoded by the coding sequence GTGACGCAGCAGCGTCCGTTCCTGATCTTGTGGACGCTCGCGGTGGCCGCGACGGTGGCGGCGTTCATCGTGCACCTCGCGCTGCGAGGGCGCACGGTCGACCTGGGCTACAAGCTCGGGCGAGCGCGCGCAGAGCAGGCGCGGCTGCGCGAGGTCAAGCGGGTGCTCTCGCTCGAGGCGGCCAGCTACGAGACGCCGCAGCGCGTGGAGATGGTCGCCCGCTCGCTGCTCGGCATGACGCCGCCCCCGCCCGAGCGCGTGATCCCGGTGCGGGGCTACTCGGCGCCGCCCGGCGAGCGCGAGCCCGACGGCGACGAGTCCGGCAGCGCGCCGCCGAGCGGAGGGCAGCCGTGA
- a CDS encoding penicillin-binding protein — translation MKNLDPRRARWIRIRMGLLCGLMALGLGGVVSGAYRIEVEDGDAWYDLAERQRQRRLHITPKRGTIYDRNGAPLAESVEVPSVSVDAVEMLRGIEEKYVPMRIQQYAERVAQALSLPLEEVVEKLSRRRRFAWLKRRISEQEVENVRALGDRTQRYPVRGLVIEGEGRRFYPNRELAGPLLGFVATDGEGKEGIELSLEHELRGNASEVRGLRDRSGRLIFSEGIEDEQALAGHNVHLTIDKGIQFTAERELEAAMKTYEALGGSIVVVDPESGEILAMASAPGFNPNDYSQSDPGSRRNRCVVDRFEPGSTMKVFAIASAIAAKSVSPSATIYCEEGNMAIDNVVIHDTHVHKWLTLPQILAQSSNIGTAKIALGLGEQRLYEGFRRFGFGDLTGVPLPGESVGVLRPRGRPWVQVETAAAAFGQGISVTTLQLAMAMASVANHGRLLEPILIKRVTDGTGVTLSEASPRVRRDAVPAPIARMMSEMLVAVTEGDGTGVEAAIPGFRVAGKTATAQKIDPATGKYTDTHYVASFVGFVPAERPRLTIAVVLDEPMGGTYAGGSVAAPVFRRVGEMALRYLGVTPRGSVPMKLSEISEQSGEDLAASTYQVLSEARAAAAPISTGVVTPSAPLKAGELRVPDLTGLPQREAVKSAAALGLDPSVEGTGRLARQEPPAGTVLPKGSPLKLIFEPPT, via the coding sequence GTGAAGAACCTCGATCCCCGGCGCGCGCGGTGGATCCGCATCCGCATGGGGCTGCTCTGCGGCCTCATGGCGCTCGGCCTGGGAGGCGTCGTGTCCGGCGCCTACCGCATCGAGGTCGAGGACGGGGACGCGTGGTACGACCTCGCCGAGCGGCAGCGCCAGCGGCGGCTCCACATCACGCCGAAGCGCGGCACCATCTACGACAGGAACGGCGCGCCGCTCGCGGAGAGCGTCGAGGTGCCCAGCGTCTCCGTGGACGCGGTCGAGATGCTCCGCGGCATCGAGGAGAAGTACGTCCCGATGCGGATCCAGCAGTACGCCGAGCGCGTCGCGCAGGCGCTCTCGCTGCCGCTCGAGGAGGTCGTGGAGAAGCTCAGCCGGCGGCGCCGCTTCGCGTGGCTCAAGCGCCGCATCTCCGAGCAGGAGGTCGAGAACGTCCGCGCGCTCGGGGACAGGACGCAGCGCTACCCGGTGCGCGGGCTCGTGATCGAGGGCGAGGGGCGCCGCTTCTACCCGAACCGCGAGCTCGCCGGCCCGCTGCTCGGCTTCGTCGCCACCGACGGCGAGGGCAAGGAGGGGATCGAGCTCAGCCTGGAGCACGAGCTCCGCGGCAACGCGTCGGAGGTGCGCGGGCTCCGCGATCGCTCGGGCCGGCTCATCTTCTCGGAGGGGATCGAGGACGAGCAGGCGCTCGCCGGGCACAACGTCCACCTGACGATCGACAAGGGTATCCAGTTCACCGCGGAGCGCGAGCTCGAGGCGGCGATGAAGACCTACGAGGCGCTCGGCGGGTCGATCGTGGTCGTCGATCCGGAGAGCGGCGAGATCCTCGCCATGGCGAGCGCTCCGGGCTTCAACCCGAACGACTACTCGCAGAGCGATCCGGGGTCCCGGCGCAACCGCTGCGTCGTCGATCGCTTCGAGCCCGGCTCCACGATGAAGGTGTTCGCCATCGCGAGCGCGATCGCAGCGAAGAGCGTCTCCCCCAGCGCGACCATCTACTGCGAGGAGGGGAACATGGCGATCGACAACGTCGTGATCCACGACACGCACGTGCACAAGTGGCTGACGTTGCCGCAGATCCTCGCCCAGTCGTCCAACATCGGCACGGCGAAGATCGCGCTCGGGCTCGGCGAGCAGCGGCTCTACGAGGGCTTCCGTCGGTTCGGCTTCGGAGACCTGACGGGCGTGCCGCTGCCGGGCGAGTCCGTGGGCGTGCTGCGGCCGCGCGGCCGCCCCTGGGTCCAGGTCGAGACGGCGGCGGCCGCGTTCGGGCAGGGGATCAGCGTGACCACGCTCCAGCTCGCGATGGCCATGGCGTCGGTCGCCAACCACGGGCGGCTGCTCGAGCCGATCCTGATCAAGCGGGTCACCGACGGCACCGGCGTCACGCTGTCGGAGGCGTCGCCGCGCGTGCGCCGCGACGCGGTGCCTGCGCCGATCGCGCGGATGATGTCGGAGATGCTCGTCGCGGTGACGGAGGGGGACGGGACCGGCGTCGAGGCCGCGATCCCTGGGTTCCGCGTCGCGGGGAAGACGGCCACCGCGCAGAAGATCGATCCCGCGACGGGCAAGTACACCGACACCCACTACGTGGCGTCGTTCGTCGGGTTCGTCCCGGCCGAGCGGCCTCGGCTCACCATCGCGGTGGTGCTCGATGAGCCGATGGGCGGCACGTACGCCGGCGGCTCGGTCGCGGCGCCCGTCTTCCGTCGGGTCGGTGAGATGGCGCTGCGCTACCTGGGCGTTACCCCGCGCGGGAGCGTGCCGATGAAGCTGTCGGAGATCAGCGAGCAGTCGGGGGAGGACCTCGCGGCGAGCACCTACCAGGTGCTGAGCGAGGCGCGCGCCGCGGCCGCGCCGATCTCGACGGGGGTGGTCACGCCGTCCGCGCCGCTCAAGGCGGGGGAGCTGCGCGTGCCGGATCTGACGGGGCTACCGCAGCGCGAGGCCGTGAAGAGCGCCGCGGCGCTCGGGCTCGATCCGAGCGTCGAGGGCACGGGCCGGCTCGCGCGCCAGGAGCCTCCGGCCGGGACCGTGCTGCCGAAGGGATCGCCCCTGAAGCTCATCTTCGAGCCCCCCACATGA
- a CDS encoding UDP-N-acetylmuramoyl-L-alanyl-D-glutamate--2,6-diaminopimelate ligase, whose amino-acid sequence MTERDHKEASLAEVELALRLGDVLREIPGAALSPAGAADMVVTGVHLDSRKVGQGDIFVARAGARAHGERFIPEAVARGARAVILARGSAADTLGAARVEVPDVPLALAQAAAVVYGHPTFTLEVVGITGTNGKTTTAHLVQACIDRCGGQAGIVGTLGYRFGDLDVHASHTSPEADELARVAAAMVARGATHLVMEVSSIALAAKRVDAVRFRIAVFTNLTQDHLDYHGTMEAYAAAKARLFVDLGPGAAVINVDDPFGRQLVEMLAPGGLSRPTAATLARYSAEVGARPDAAEIAPVELAHSASGTFIRARTPAGEVTIRSHLLGAHNASNLLAALAVAYLLGFDVGDAAAALSSPIQVAGRLERCDTPGSDDVIVLVDYAHTPDALARVLASVRALGGGRTLCVFGCGGDRDPLKRPQMGEAVGRAADVAVVTNDNPRSEDPRAIADAILPGLAAGRARVVVELDRARAIERAVLDAEPGDVVLIAGKGHEPYQIIGGATLPFDDRDEARRALAARRARALGDQLPHGGAG is encoded by the coding sequence ATGACGGAGCGCGATCACAAGGAAGCCAGCCTGGCCGAGGTCGAGCTCGCGCTCCGCCTCGGCGACGTGCTGCGCGAGATCCCGGGCGCCGCGCTCTCTCCGGCGGGCGCCGCGGACATGGTCGTGACGGGCGTGCACCTCGACTCGCGCAAGGTGGGGCAGGGGGACATCTTCGTCGCGCGCGCGGGCGCGCGCGCTCACGGCGAGCGCTTCATCCCCGAGGCCGTGGCGCGCGGCGCGCGCGCCGTGATCCTCGCCCGCGGGAGCGCGGCCGACACGCTCGGCGCCGCGCGCGTCGAGGTCCCCGACGTGCCGCTCGCGCTCGCGCAGGCCGCCGCCGTGGTCTACGGACACCCGACCTTCACGCTCGAGGTCGTCGGCATCACCGGCACGAACGGCAAGACGACGACGGCCCACCTCGTCCAGGCCTGCATCGATCGGTGCGGTGGCCAGGCCGGGATCGTCGGGACGCTCGGCTACCGCTTCGGCGATCTCGATGTCCACGCCTCGCACACGAGCCCCGAAGCGGACGAGCTCGCCCGCGTCGCCGCCGCGATGGTCGCCCGCGGCGCGACGCACCTCGTGATGGAGGTGTCCTCGATCGCGCTCGCGGCGAAGCGCGTCGACGCGGTCCGGTTCCGGATCGCCGTCTTCACGAACCTCACGCAGGATCACCTCGACTACCACGGCACGATGGAGGCGTACGCGGCGGCCAAGGCGCGCCTGTTCGTGGATCTCGGCCCCGGCGCCGCTGTCATCAACGTCGACGATCCCTTCGGGCGGCAGCTCGTCGAGATGCTCGCCCCGGGCGGGCTCTCGCGCCCGACCGCGGCGACGCTCGCGCGCTACTCGGCGGAGGTGGGCGCGCGCCCGGACGCGGCGGAGATCGCGCCCGTCGAGCTCGCGCACAGCGCGAGCGGCACGTTCATCCGCGCCCGCACGCCCGCCGGCGAGGTCACCATCCGCTCCCACCTGCTCGGCGCGCACAACGCGTCGAACCTGCTCGCCGCCCTCGCCGTGGCCTACCTGCTCGGGTTCGACGTCGGTGACGCCGCCGCGGCGCTCTCGTCTCCGATCCAGGTCGCGGGTCGCCTGGAGCGCTGCGACACCCCGGGCTCCGACGATGTGATCGTGCTCGTCGACTACGCGCACACGCCGGACGCGCTGGCCCGCGTGCTCGCGAGCGTCCGCGCCCTCGGCGGCGGGCGCACCCTCTGCGTCTTCGGGTGCGGCGGCGATCGCGATCCGCTGAAGCGGCCGCAGATGGGCGAGGCGGTCGGCCGCGCCGCCGACGTCGCCGTCGTCACCAACGACAACCCGCGGAGCGAGGACCCGCGCGCGATCGCCGACGCCATCCTGCCGGGGCTCGCCGCGGGGCGCGCGCGCGTCGTCGTCGAGCTCGATCGAGCGCGCGCGATCGAGCGCGCGGTGCTCGACGCCGAGCCGGGGGACGTGGTCCTCATCGCCGGCAAGGGCCACGAGCCGTACCAGATCATCGGCGGCGCCACGCTGCCGTTCGACGATCGCGACGAGGCGCGGCGCGCGCTCGCGGCGCGCCGCGCGCGGGCCCTCGGCGACCAGCTGCCGCACGGAGGTGCGGGGTGA
- the mraY gene encoding phospho-N-acetylmuramoyl-pentapeptide-transferase, with protein MIYELFYPLKFHYGWLSWLNVLRYIPFRTIMATITAMVLTFVLAPWFIRELRRKQIGQVVRAEGPETHKIKAGTPTMGGALILLSLLLPTVLWADLRNPFVLATTAVTAGYGVIGYLDDFLKIKRRNSGGLPGRYKLIGQVLIGGAAVAYTFLLASKLPPDWAEIRTRLAIPFVAFSKYPIELPLYVYIPFAVFVVVATSNAVNLTDGLDGLAIGPVIINAGTYLILAYIVGASIASFSLATYLDIPAIASAGELSVYCGSVIGAGIGFLWYNTYPAQVFMGDVGSLALGGGLGMLAVFTKNELLSIILGGIFFIETVSVITQVLSFKLTGKRVFLMAPIHHHYEKKGWAEPKIIVRFWIISILLALVSLASMKLR; from the coding sequence GTGATCTACGAGCTCTTCTACCCGCTCAAGTTCCACTACGGCTGGCTGAGCTGGCTCAACGTCCTCCGCTACATCCCGTTCCGCACGATCATGGCGACGATCACCGCCATGGTGCTGACGTTCGTGCTCGCGCCGTGGTTCATCCGCGAGCTCCGGCGCAAGCAGATCGGGCAGGTGGTCCGCGCCGAGGGGCCGGAGACGCACAAGATCAAGGCGGGCACGCCGACGATGGGCGGCGCGCTCATCCTGCTCTCCCTGCTGCTCCCCACCGTCCTGTGGGCCGACCTCAGGAACCCCTTCGTCCTCGCGACGACGGCCGTCACCGCGGGCTACGGCGTCATCGGCTACCTGGACGACTTCCTCAAGATCAAGCGGCGGAACAGCGGCGGCCTGCCCGGGCGCTACAAGCTCATCGGCCAGGTGCTCATCGGCGGCGCGGCCGTGGCCTACACGTTCCTGCTCGCGTCCAAGCTCCCGCCGGACTGGGCGGAGATCAGGACGCGGCTCGCGATCCCGTTCGTCGCCTTCTCGAAGTACCCGATCGAGCTGCCGCTCTACGTGTACATCCCGTTCGCCGTCTTCGTCGTGGTCGCCACGTCGAACGCGGTGAACCTCACCGACGGCCTCGACGGCCTCGCGATCGGCCCGGTGATCATCAACGCGGGGACCTACCTCATCCTCGCGTACATCGTCGGCGCCTCCATCGCGAGCTTCTCGCTCGCGACCTACCTCGACATCCCGGCGATCGCGTCGGCCGGCGAGCTGTCGGTGTACTGCGGCTCGGTCATCGGCGCGGGGATCGGCTTCCTTTGGTACAACACGTACCCCGCCCAGGTCTTCATGGGGGACGTCGGGTCGCTCGCCCTCGGAGGCGGGCTCGGGATGCTCGCCGTCTTCACCAAGAACGAGCTCCTGTCGATCATCCTCGGGGGGATCTTCTTCATCGAGACGGTCAGCGTCATCACGCAGGTCCTCTCGTTCAAGCTCACAGGCAAGCGCGTCTTCTTGATGGCGCCGATCCACCACCACTACGAGAAGAAGGGGTGGGCGGAGCCCAAGATCATCGTCCGCTTCTGGATCATCTCCATCCTCCTGGCGCTGGTCTCCCTGGCGTCGATGAAGCTGCGGTGA
- the murD gene encoding UDP-N-acetylmuramoyl-L-alanine--D-glutamate ligase has translation MMDVRGRTVIVVGLGRSGVAAARLLNAGGARVIANDGAPRERLSAAAVALEGEGVALAPGGHDPALFDGADLVVVSPGVPSFSALDAVARSGREVIGEIELASRFVSAPIVLVGGTNGKSTTTALTGAMLERAGLRTFVGGNFGTPLAEVVDQAWDVLVLEISSFQAERVPTLHARAHALLNITDDHLDRYPSFAAYADAKGNPFERMTPDDVAVVPLGDELVARQAARGRARVVTFSARDARADVSAAGDAIVDRVAGASYPLDRVRLTGAHNLANACASVALAAALGAPAAAIGDALSSFEGLAHRTALVADVDGVRYYDDSKGTNVGASVAALSGLREAKAVLIAGGRDKLGDYAPLVSALRERGRALVVLGEAADRIAAAAAGALPIARAGSMEEAVLAARSLARPGDAVLLSPACSSFDMFRDYKDRGDAFVRAVRELQGAAGGAAGEVAS, from the coding sequence ATGATGGACGTCCGCGGGCGAACAGTGATCGTCGTGGGGCTCGGCCGGAGCGGCGTCGCGGCCGCGCGCCTCCTGAACGCGGGTGGCGCGCGCGTGATCGCGAACGACGGCGCGCCGCGCGAGCGGCTCTCCGCCGCGGCCGTGGCCCTCGAGGGCGAGGGCGTCGCCCTCGCGCCGGGAGGGCACGACCCGGCGCTGTTCGACGGCGCCGACCTCGTGGTCGTCTCGCCGGGCGTGCCGTCGTTCTCGGCGCTCGACGCCGTCGCTCGCTCCGGGCGCGAGGTCATCGGCGAGATCGAGCTCGCGTCGCGCTTCGTTTCGGCGCCCATCGTGCTCGTCGGCGGGACCAACGGCAAGAGCACGACGACGGCGCTCACGGGCGCGATGCTCGAGCGGGCCGGCCTGCGCACGTTCGTCGGCGGCAATTTTGGGACTCCCCTCGCCGAGGTCGTCGACCAGGCGTGGGACGTCCTCGTCCTCGAGATCTCGAGCTTCCAGGCGGAGCGCGTCCCGACGCTGCACGCCCGCGCCCACGCGCTGCTGAACATCACGGACGATCACCTCGACCGCTACCCGAGCTTCGCGGCGTACGCCGACGCGAAGGGCAACCCGTTCGAGCGCATGACGCCCGACGACGTCGCGGTCGTCCCCCTCGGCGACGAGCTCGTCGCCCGCCAGGCGGCGCGCGGGCGCGCTCGCGTCGTGACGTTCAGCGCGCGCGACGCCCGCGCGGACGTGAGCGCCGCGGGTGACGCGATCGTCGATCGCGTCGCCGGCGCGAGCTACCCGCTGGATCGCGTGCGGCTCACGGGCGCGCACAACCTCGCGAACGCCTGCGCCTCCGTCGCGCTCGCCGCCGCGCTCGGCGCCCCCGCGGCGGCGATCGGCGACGCGCTCTCGAGCTTCGAGGGGCTCGCGCACCGGACCGCGCTCGTCGCGGACGTCGACGGGGTCCGCTATTACGATGACTCGAAGGGGACCAACGTCGGCGCCTCCGTCGCCGCGCTCTCTGGCCTGCGCGAGGCGAAGGCCGTCCTGATCGCGGGCGGGCGCGACAAGCTCGGCGACTACGCCCCGCTCGTCTCGGCGCTGCGCGAGCGGGGGCGCGCCCTCGTCGTCCTCGGCGAGGCCGCGGACCGCATCGCCGCTGCGGCCGCCGGCGCCCTGCCGATCGCGCGGGCGGGCTCGATGGAGGAGGCGGTCCTCGCGGCGCGCTCCCTGGCGCGGCCGGGCGACGCAGTGCTGCTCAGCCCCGCGTGCTCCAGCTTCGATATGTTCCGCGACTACAAGGACCGCGGCGACGCCTTCGTCCGCGCGGTCCGCGAGCTCCAGGGAGCTGCCGGCGGGGCCGCCGGGGAGGTGGCGTCGTGA